The Streptomyces sp. HUAS CB01 genome has a segment encoding these proteins:
- a CDS encoding response regulator, producing the protein MTTPVPDKCSILLVDDMEENLIALEAVLGPLHQELVRASSGEEALKAMLRQDFAVVLLDVLMPGMDGFETAANIKRLDQTKDVPIILLTGTDADTDYAYRGYAIGAADFLTKPFDPWVLRTKVSVFLDLDRKNRQLATQAEQLRRLLASDRASVEAAGPQERLAEIAEELAQIELHLRDTDAPDAVALAERTARLRRAVNSLRVRHAA; encoded by the coding sequence ATGACGACCCCCGTCCCCGACAAGTGCAGCATCCTCCTCGTCGACGACATGGAGGAGAACCTCATCGCGCTGGAAGCCGTGCTCGGCCCCCTCCACCAGGAACTGGTCCGTGCCTCCTCCGGGGAGGAAGCACTGAAGGCGATGCTGCGCCAGGACTTCGCCGTCGTCCTGCTGGACGTCCTGATGCCCGGCATGGACGGCTTCGAGACCGCCGCCAACATCAAGCGCCTCGACCAGACCAAGGACGTGCCCATCATCCTGCTGACCGGGACCGACGCGGACACGGACTACGCCTACCGCGGATACGCGATCGGCGCCGCCGACTTCCTCACCAAGCCGTTCGACCCCTGGGTGCTGCGGACCAAGGTGAGCGTCTTCCTCGACCTGGACCGCAAGAACCGCCAGCTGGCGACGCAGGCCGAGCAGTTGCGGCGGCTGCTGGCGTCCGACCGGGCATCGGTGGAGGCGGCGGGACCGCAGGAGCGGCTGGCGGAGATCGCCGAGGAGCTCGCCCAGATCGAGTTGCACCTGCGCGACACCGACGCCCCGGACGCGGTCGCACTCGCCGAGCGCACGGCCCGGCTGCGCCGTGCGGTGAACAGCCTGCGGGTGCGGCACGCGGCCTAG
- a CDS encoding HAMP domain-containing protein, whose translation MDSLRDGDFTVRVEGTHEGLLAEMAGTLNQIVARNAHLASELQRVRREVVRQGRLDERIAASPGQGAWTTSVDATNSLLEALVTPVANATRVLDAVADGDLTQRVELHHETRELRGDLRRLGRGVNRMVDQLSLFTGELTRVAREVGTEGRLGGRAKVQGLSGDWHFVTEAVNTMAARLTAQVRDIAVVTTAVARGDLTQQVTVEATGELLELKLTVNTMVDQLRAFADEVTRVSREVGTEGQLGGRAQVPGVSGVWKDLTDNVNFMASNLTSQVRNIAQVTTAVANGDLSQKITVDARGEILQLKSTVNTMVDQLSAFADEVTRVAREVGTEGRLGGRAQVRGVSGVWKDLTDNVNFMADNLTSQVRNIAQVATAVAQGDLGKTITVEAKGEILELKSTINTMVDQLSAFADEVTRVAREVGTEGNLGGQAQVRGVSGVWKELTDNVNFMALNLTSQVRNIAQVTTAVADGDLSKKITVDARGEILELKDTINTMVDQLRAFADEVTRVAREVGTEGRLGGRAQVRGVSGVWKDLTDNVNFMADNLTSQVRNIAQVATAVAQGDLSKKIDVDARGEILELKTTINTMVDTLSSFASEVTRVAREVGSEGQLGGQARVEGVYGTWKRLTTNVNELALNLTTQVRAIAEVASAVTQGDMSRSIAVEAQGEVAELKNNVNLMVANLRETTRAKDWLESNLTRMAALMQGHRDLVEVADLILRELTPLVNAQFGAFFLAEAGAPPGAGLEFIAGYGTDQAGGRGPLPGTGTPGRGLIAQAAQEKQRIIITDVPPDYITINSGLGSALPHSVVILPILFEDQVLGVIELASLSRFSDVHLAFIDQFANTIGVSINTIIANSRTESLLSESQRLTAELRMRSDELQRSNAELEEKAALLATASQYKSEFLANMSHELRTPLNSLLILARLLADNPDGHLSEQEVQFAATIHRAGSDLLQLISDILDLSKIEAGRMDVHPKQLPLDKLLDYVHATFHPLTVDRGLSFEIEVADDVPRELFSDEQRLQQILRNLLSNAVKFTTSGGVQLRVERVSGERFDEETLKRAEDVVGFSVKDTGIGIPPEKLPVVFEAFQQSDGTTSRKYGGTGLGLSISREIAGMLGGRIVAESELGVGSRFTLYIPARYPGAAATPEAAALRVTGPPAAPAELGPGPASVSAPAAPPPALPVRQEPARTAPDYPPNTVVGGPDGLVGWGTVTAANVREDAWPETTRLKEWLSGRPGRVLAGRLILIVDDDIRNVFALTHVLGRVGITVKYAENGREGLEVLQRFPDVSLVLMDIMMPEMDGYETIRAIRCTPRLAHLPIVALTAKAMPGDRAKAIDSGASDYVPKPVDIDHLLSVICDLLDPQGAPSAPKPERETGRTRDRRPGPESAGAQSGTGDGDDGHEHRGGGGT comes from the coding sequence ATGGACTCGCTTCGTGACGGGGACTTCACCGTACGTGTGGAGGGGACGCACGAGGGCCTGCTCGCCGAAATGGCGGGAACGCTCAACCAGATCGTCGCGCGCAACGCGCATCTGGCGTCGGAGCTCCAGCGGGTGCGTCGCGAGGTGGTCCGGCAGGGCCGGCTGGACGAGCGGATCGCGGCGAGTCCCGGGCAGGGCGCGTGGACGACCAGCGTGGACGCCACCAACTCCCTGCTCGAAGCGCTGGTCACGCCCGTCGCGAACGCCACGCGCGTCCTGGACGCGGTCGCGGACGGCGATCTCACCCAGCGGGTCGAACTCCACCACGAGACCCGCGAGCTCCGCGGCGATCTGCGGAGGCTGGGCCGGGGCGTGAACCGGATGGTGGACCAGCTGTCGCTGTTCACCGGCGAGCTGACCCGGGTCGCCCGCGAGGTCGGCACCGAGGGCCGCCTCGGCGGCCGCGCCAAGGTGCAGGGGCTGTCCGGGGACTGGCACTTCGTGACGGAGGCCGTCAACACGATGGCCGCGCGGCTGACCGCGCAGGTGCGCGACATCGCGGTCGTGACCACCGCGGTGGCACGCGGCGACCTGACCCAGCAGGTGACGGTCGAGGCGACCGGCGAGCTGCTGGAACTGAAGCTCACCGTGAACACGATGGTCGACCAGCTGCGGGCGTTCGCCGACGAGGTGACCCGGGTGTCCCGCGAGGTCGGCACCGAGGGGCAGCTGGGCGGCCGCGCCCAGGTCCCGGGCGTCTCCGGCGTCTGGAAGGACCTCACCGACAACGTCAACTTCATGGCCTCGAACCTGACCTCCCAGGTCCGCAACATCGCCCAGGTGACCACGGCGGTCGCCAACGGCGATCTGAGCCAGAAGATCACGGTGGACGCGCGCGGGGAGATCCTGCAGCTCAAGAGCACCGTGAACACGATGGTCGACCAGCTGTCCGCGTTCGCCGACGAGGTCACCCGCGTCGCCCGCGAGGTCGGCACCGAGGGCCGCCTCGGCGGCCGCGCCCAGGTACGCGGCGTCTCCGGCGTCTGGAAGGACCTCACCGACAACGTCAACTTCATGGCCGACAACCTCACCTCCCAGGTCCGCAACATCGCCCAGGTCGCCACCGCCGTCGCCCAGGGCGACCTGGGCAAGACGATCACCGTGGAGGCGAAGGGCGAGATCCTGGAGCTGAAGTCCACGATCAACACGATGGTCGACCAGCTCTCGGCGTTCGCCGACGAGGTCACCCGCGTCGCCCGCGAGGTCGGCACCGAGGGGAACCTCGGCGGCCAGGCCCAGGTACGCGGCGTCTCCGGCGTCTGGAAGGAGCTGACGGACAACGTCAACTTCATGGCGCTGAACCTGACTTCGCAGGTCCGCAACATCGCCCAGGTGACCACCGCCGTCGCCGACGGTGACCTGTCCAAGAAGATCACGGTGGACGCGCGCGGCGAGATCCTGGAGCTGAAGGACACCATCAACACGATGGTCGACCAGCTGCGGGCGTTCGCCGACGAGGTCACCCGCGTCGCCCGCGAGGTCGGCACCGAGGGCCGCCTCGGCGGCCGCGCCCAGGTACGCGGCGTCTCCGGCGTCTGGAAGGACCTCACCGACAACGTCAACTTCATGGCCGACAACCTCACCTCCCAGGTCCGCAACATCGCCCAGGTCGCCACCGCCGTCGCCCAGGGCGACCTGTCGAAGAAGATCGACGTCGACGCGCGCGGCGAGATCCTGGAGCTGAAGACGACCATCAACACGATGGTGGACACCCTCTCCTCGTTCGCCTCCGAGGTCACCCGCGTGGCCCGCGAGGTCGGCAGCGAGGGGCAACTCGGCGGCCAGGCCCGTGTCGAGGGCGTCTACGGCACGTGGAAGCGGCTGACCACGAACGTCAACGAGCTGGCACTGAACCTGACCACCCAGGTGCGTGCCATCGCCGAAGTGGCCAGTGCCGTCACCCAGGGAGACATGTCCCGCTCCATCGCGGTCGAGGCGCAGGGCGAGGTCGCCGAGCTGAAGAACAACGTCAACCTCATGGTGGCCAACCTGCGCGAGACCACCCGCGCCAAGGACTGGCTCGAGTCCAACCTCACCCGCATGGCGGCCCTGATGCAGGGGCACCGCGACCTGGTGGAGGTCGCGGACCTGATCCTGCGCGAGCTGACACCGCTGGTGAACGCGCAGTTCGGCGCCTTCTTCCTGGCCGAGGCCGGCGCGCCGCCCGGCGCGGGCCTGGAGTTCATCGCGGGGTACGGGACCGACCAGGCCGGCGGACGCGGACCGCTGCCGGGAACCGGCACACCGGGCCGCGGTCTGATCGCCCAGGCCGCCCAGGAGAAGCAGCGCATCATCATCACGGACGTACCGCCGGACTACATCACCATCAACTCCGGCCTCGGCTCGGCGCTCCCGCACAGCGTCGTCATCCTGCCGATCCTCTTCGAGGACCAGGTGCTCGGAGTGATCGAACTGGCGTCGCTCAGCAGGTTCAGCGATGTGCACCTGGCCTTCATCGACCAGTTCGCCAACACCATCGGTGTCTCCATCAACACCATCATCGCCAACTCCCGCACCGAGTCCCTGCTGTCGGAGTCGCAGCGGCTCACCGCCGAGCTGCGGATGCGCTCCGACGAGCTGCAGCGCTCCAACGCCGAACTGGAGGAGAAGGCGGCGCTGCTCGCGACGGCCTCGCAGTACAAGTCCGAGTTCCTCGCGAACATGTCGCACGAACTGCGCACCCCGCTCAACTCGCTGCTCATCCTGGCGCGGCTGCTCGCCGACAACCCCGACGGTCATCTCTCCGAGCAGGAGGTGCAGTTCGCCGCGACCATCCACCGCGCGGGCTCCGACCTGCTCCAGCTCATCAGTGACATCCTCGACCTGTCGAAGATCGAGGCCGGCCGGATGGACGTGCACCCGAAGCAGCTGCCGCTGGACAAGCTGCTCGACTACGTGCACGCCACGTTCCACCCGCTGACCGTGGACCGCGGGCTGAGCTTCGAGATCGAGGTGGCCGACGACGTGCCGCGGGAACTGTTCTCCGACGAGCAGCGACTCCAGCAGATCCTGCGCAATCTGCTGTCCAACGCGGTGAAGTTCACCACCTCCGGCGGAGTGCAGCTGCGCGTCGAGCGGGTGTCCGGGGAGCGTTTCGACGAGGAGACGCTGAAGAGGGCGGAGGACGTCGTCGGTTTCTCGGTGAAGGACACCGGGATCGGCATTCCGCCCGAGAAGCTTCCGGTGGTCTTCGAGGCGTTCCAGCAGTCCGACGGCACCACCAGCCGCAAGTACGGCGGCACGGGCCTCGGGCTGTCGATCAGCAGGGAGATCGCGGGCATGCTCGGCGGCCGGATCGTCGCCGAGAGCGAGCTGGGGGTCGGCTCCCGGTTCACCCTCTACATACCGGCGCGCTACCCCGGTGCCGCGGCCACACCGGAAGCGGCGGCGCTGCGCGTCACCGGTCCCCCTGCCGCCCCCGCCGAACTCGGACCCGGGCCGGCATCGGTCTCCGCCCCTGCCGCTCCCCCGCCCGCGCTCCCCGTCCGGCAGGAGCCGGCGCGAACCGCCCCCGACTACCCGCCGAACACCGTGGTCGGCGGTCCGGACGGTCTGGTCGGCTGGGGAACCGTCACGGCCGCGAACGTCCGGGAGGACGCCTGGCCCGAGACCACACGGCTCAAGGAGTGGCTGAGCGGCCGCCCCGGCCGGGTCCTCGCCGGACGCCTCATCCTCATCGTCGACGACGACATCCGCAACGTCTTCGCGCTCACGCATGTGCTGGGCCGCGTCGGCATCACGGTGAAGTACGCGGAGAACGGCCGCGAGGGCCTCGAGGTCCTGCAGCGCTTCCCCGATGTGTCCCTTGTCCTGATGGACATCATGATGCCCGAGATGGACGGCTACGAGACGATACGAGCCATCCGGTGCACCCCCCGCCTCGCCCATCTGCCGATCGTCGCCCTGACCGCCAAGGCCATGCCGGGTGACCGCGCCAAGGCCATCGACAGCGGTGCCTCCGACTACGTACCCAAGCCCGTGGACATCGACCATCTGCTGTCGGTCATCTGCGACCTGCTCGACCCGCAGGGCGCGCCCTCGGCCCCGAAGCCGGAGCGGGAAACCGGGCGGACACGGGACCGCCGTCCCGGTCCGGAGTCAGCCGGGGCGCAGTCCGGCACCGGCGACGGCGACGACGGCCACGAGCATCGTGGAGGCGGGGGGACATGA
- a CDS encoding SpoIIE family protein phosphatase produces the protein MRTALAERGAPTSSGAASAPPPAIGRGLADDAVLLVSELVTNAIMYAGTDVEVGCHLDSGPGPLAPFAVQGPGHSGVVVEVIDHNPSRAVRGGKDAWREGRGRGLQLVRALAESWGVIYRHSEKSVWFRLEPARGATEPGASDDTVAGHTAGVPAEDALHGHEPPSPGILPPSRPRPRRGRTAEWVDRSGPTFLAEAGELLAGQLDEDMVAAIAGQLMVPRLADWCGVWLTTESGAMRLSRVWHTDERCIGALRQALENDPPPARLRTTGIPWPWPQNADAAGAGGSALLFPLVAGGSCHGAVLLGRKGVSQMTDGLARLAEDVARRVAHALATARHYTKQATISRALQRRQLPESLAEIPGFDTAIVYEPRGEGQTVGGDFYDLFPMGDIEDRRWCFLLGDVMGHDVEAMSVTGLARHLVRLLAREGHGVESLLGRLNLALAEEGAEAVALGGEQAGPRFLSLLYGELEPDLVEGGARCTIASAGHPLPLLLSAEGDVEPAADPQLLLGVSDSAEFHANTFHLAPGETLLCVTDGVTERRRGNRQLDDADGLAEVLRGCVGMGAKAVAERVRQAAHDFDAGPIDDDLAVMVIEATPVPLPGGGPGADPDAARQPRRTQAGPYAGEPTT, from the coding sequence GTGCGTACCGCACTCGCCGAACGCGGCGCACCGACGTCTTCCGGAGCCGCCTCCGCGCCCCCGCCGGCGATCGGCCGCGGGCTCGCCGACGATGCCGTGCTCCTCGTCAGCGAACTGGTCACCAACGCGATCATGTACGCCGGTACGGACGTCGAGGTCGGGTGCCATCTCGACTCCGGACCCGGCCCTCTCGCCCCCTTCGCGGTGCAGGGGCCCGGGCACTCGGGCGTCGTCGTCGAAGTGATCGACCACAATCCCTCCCGCGCGGTACGCGGCGGCAAGGACGCGTGGCGCGAGGGCCGCGGCCGAGGTCTCCAGCTCGTACGCGCACTGGCCGAGTCCTGGGGGGTGATCTACCGGCACAGCGAGAAGTCGGTGTGGTTCCGGCTCGAGCCCGCCCGCGGCGCGACGGAACCCGGCGCCTCCGACGACACCGTCGCCGGGCACACCGCCGGTGTCCCGGCCGAGGACGCCCTCCACGGGCACGAGCCGCCGTCCCCCGGGATCCTCCCTCCCTCCCGGCCGCGTCCCCGCCGGGGCCGCACCGCGGAGTGGGTCGACCGCAGCGGCCCCACCTTCCTCGCCGAGGCCGGCGAACTCCTCGCCGGGCAGCTGGACGAGGACATGGTCGCGGCGATCGCGGGACAGCTCATGGTGCCCAGACTCGCCGACTGGTGCGGTGTGTGGCTGACCACCGAGTCCGGCGCCATGCGGCTCTCCCGCGTGTGGCACACCGACGAGCGGTGCATCGGCGCACTGCGCCAGGCGCTCGAGAACGACCCGCCACCCGCCCGGCTCCGTACGACCGGCATTCCCTGGCCCTGGCCGCAGAACGCCGACGCGGCGGGGGCGGGCGGCTCCGCGCTGCTCTTCCCCCTCGTCGCCGGCGGTTCCTGCCACGGCGCGGTACTGCTCGGACGCAAGGGCGTGTCGCAGATGACCGACGGTCTCGCCCGGCTCGCGGAGGACGTCGCGCGGCGCGTGGCCCACGCCCTGGCCACCGCCCGCCACTACACCAAGCAGGCCACCATCAGCCGGGCGCTCCAGCGCAGGCAACTGCCCGAATCCCTCGCGGAGATACCGGGCTTCGACACGGCGATCGTCTACGAGCCCCGAGGCGAGGGCCAGACGGTCGGCGGCGACTTCTACGACCTGTTCCCGATGGGCGACATCGAGGACCGCCGCTGGTGCTTCCTGCTCGGTGACGTCATGGGCCACGACGTCGAGGCGATGTCCGTCACCGGCCTCGCCCGGCACCTGGTGCGCCTGCTCGCCCGCGAGGGGCACGGCGTCGAGTCACTGCTCGGCAGGCTGAACCTCGCACTGGCCGAGGAGGGCGCGGAGGCGGTCGCGCTCGGCGGCGAGCAGGCAGGGCCGCGCTTCCTGAGCCTGCTCTACGGGGAGCTCGAACCCGATCTCGTCGAGGGCGGCGCGCGCTGCACCATCGCCAGCGCCGGGCACCCGCTGCCGCTGCTGCTGTCGGCCGAGGGCGACGTCGAGCCCGCCGCCGACCCGCAGTTGCTGCTGGGGGTCTCCGACAGTGCCGAGTTCCACGCCAACACCTTCCACCTGGCCCCCGGCGAGACCCTGCTGTGCGTGACCGACGGTGTGACCGAACGCCGCCGGGGCAACCGCCAGTTGGACGATGCCGACGGGCTGGCCGAGGTGTTGCGCGGGTGCGTCGGAATGGGGGCGAAGGCCGTGGCGGAGCGGGTGCGGCAGGCGGCGCACGACTTCGACGCCGGCCCGATCGACGACGACCTCGCCGTGATGGTGATCGAAGCGACACCGGTGCCGCTGCCGGGGGGCGGGCCGGGCGCGGACCCGGACGCCGCCCGGCAGCCGCGCCGTACGCAGGCGGGCCCGTACGCGGGCGAACCCACGACGTGA
- the trxB gene encoding thioredoxin-disulfide reductase, translated as MSDDAVRDLIIVGSGPAGYTAALYAARALLRPVVFEGSVAAGGALMNTTEVENYPGFPDPVLGPDLMGRMRAQAEQFGAELIADDVVEARLEGGTKEIVDSAGRTHRARSVVLATGSHYRELGLTNEKRLSGRGVSWCATCDGFFYRDHDVVVVGGGDSAMEEATFLTKFARTVTVVHRRDELRASKIMQERARRNDRIRFLWEREVVDILGEEKVTGVRLRDVNSGEETDLPVTGVFVAIGLDPRVELVKGQVSLDHAGYIAVEGRSTRTNLDGVFACGDVVDHEYRQAVTAAGTGCAAALDAERYLAALDDCATHEEARLEAVAVAELVH; from the coding sequence GTGAGTGACGACGCGGTACGGGATCTGATCATTGTCGGCTCCGGTCCGGCCGGATACACCGCCGCGCTCTACGCGGCTCGTGCACTGCTGCGCCCGGTCGTGTTCGAAGGGTCGGTCGCCGCCGGTGGTGCGTTGATGAACACCACCGAGGTGGAGAACTACCCGGGGTTCCCCGATCCCGTGCTCGGCCCGGATCTGATGGGCAGGATGAGGGCCCAAGCCGAGCAGTTCGGGGCCGAGTTGATCGCCGACGACGTCGTGGAGGCCCGTCTCGAGGGCGGGACCAAGGAGATCGTCGACAGCGCCGGGCGGACCCACCGCGCCCGGTCGGTCGTCCTCGCCACCGGATCCCACTACCGCGAACTGGGGCTGACCAACGAGAAGCGCCTGTCCGGCCGCGGTGTCAGCTGGTGCGCCACCTGTGACGGCTTCTTCTACCGGGACCACGACGTCGTGGTCGTGGGTGGTGGGGACTCCGCCATGGAGGAGGCCACGTTCCTCACGAAGTTCGCACGCACGGTCACCGTGGTGCACCGCCGTGACGAGCTGCGTGCCTCGAAGATCATGCAGGAACGGGCGCGCCGCAACGACAGGATCCGCTTCCTCTGGGAGCGGGAGGTGGTCGACATCCTGGGGGAGGAGAAGGTCACGGGCGTCCGTCTGCGTGACGTGAACAGCGGGGAGGAGACCGACCTGCCGGTGACCGGTGTGTTCGTCGCCATCGGGCTCGATCCGCGCGTCGAGCTCGTCAAGGGCCAGGTCTCCCTCGACCACGCCGGATACATCGCCGTCGAGGGCCGGTCGACCCGCACCAATCTGGACGGCGTGTTCGCCTGCGGCGACGTCGTCGACCACGAGTACCGGCAGGCCGTCACCGCCGCCGGGACGGGCTGCGCGGCGGCTCTGGACGCCGAGCGGTACCTCGCGGCGCTCGACGACTGCGCCACCCACGAGGAAGCCCGCCTCGAGGCCGTGGCCGTGGCCGAACTCGTCCACTGA
- a CDS encoding cation:proton antiporter: MSYDNLVIVLAVAAGVPFLLALMPRVPLPGPVLEIVAGIVLGPAVLGVVQADSTVKALSIIGLSFLLFLAGLEIDTKHLQGPAGKLVGVGLLGSLALAAAVGWLLHTAGLVESPLLIGTALVATSLGLLVPILKDAGAVDRPVGRLTIGGASAGDICAVLLLSLFFSEHASSPAARLLLLVGLACLAVLVVVVAVGAGRSMAVSRTVVTMADTSAQLRIRLTMVLIVGLSAIALHLGFEAILGAFVAGVVLRLVDPDAERTHPQFHVKLEGLGYGFLVPVFFVTSGIQFDLGALFADAGTALRVPIFLAALLLVRGLPALVYRRAGLSRAEVVAGGLLQATSLPFIVAATTIGLMLDAIRPANAAALVAAGLLSVVLFPPLALSLLNRSRGAAGSGRDPERE, encoded by the coding sequence ATGTCGTACGACAACCTGGTCATCGTTCTCGCGGTGGCCGCGGGCGTCCCGTTCCTCCTCGCCCTGATGCCCCGCGTGCCCCTCCCGGGCCCGGTCCTCGAGATCGTCGCCGGTATCGTGCTCGGCCCGGCGGTGCTGGGTGTGGTGCAGGCGGACAGCACCGTCAAGGCCCTGTCGATCATCGGGCTGAGCTTCCTGCTGTTCCTCGCCGGGCTCGAGATCGACACCAAACACCTGCAGGGCCCGGCGGGGAAGCTCGTCGGCGTCGGTCTGCTGGGCTCGCTCGCGCTGGCCGCGGCCGTCGGCTGGCTGCTCCACACCGCCGGACTGGTCGAGAGCCCGCTGCTGATCGGCACCGCGCTGGTGGCCACCTCCCTGGGGCTCCTCGTCCCGATCCTCAAGGACGCCGGCGCCGTGGACCGGCCGGTCGGCCGGCTGACCATCGGCGGCGCCTCGGCGGGTGACATCTGCGCGGTGCTGCTGTTGTCGCTGTTCTTCTCCGAGCACGCCTCCAGCCCGGCCGCCCGACTGCTCCTCCTGGTCGGACTCGCCTGCCTGGCCGTGCTCGTCGTGGTGGTCGCCGTGGGCGCCGGACGCTCCATGGCGGTGTCCCGAACGGTCGTGACGATGGCGGACACGAGCGCCCAGCTGCGCATCCGCCTGACGATGGTCCTGATCGTCGGACTGTCGGCGATCGCCCTGCACCTGGGATTCGAGGCCATCCTCGGTGCCTTCGTCGCGGGCGTCGTCCTCCGGCTCGTCGACCCCGACGCCGAACGGACCCATCCGCAGTTCCACGTCAAACTGGAGGGCCTCGGATACGGGTTCCTCGTGCCGGTCTTCTTCGTGACCAGCGGAATCCAGTTCGACCTCGGTGCGCTGTTCGCGGACGCGGGAACAGCCCTGAGGGTGCCGATCTTCCTGGCCGCACTCCTCCTCGTACGAGGGCTGCCGGCACTGGTCTACCGCAGGGCGGGCCTCTCGCGTGCCGAGGTCGTGGCCGGCGGTCTCCTACAGGCCACCTCGCTCCCGTTCATCGTGGCCGCGACGACGATCGGCCTGATGCTGGACGCCATCCGGCCGGCCAACGCCGCCGCGCTGGTGGCCGCGGGTCTGCTGTCGGTGGTCCTGTTCCCGCCGCTGGCCCTGTCCTTGCTGAACCGTTCACGGGGCGCCGCGGGATCCGGCCGCGATCCCGAGAGGGAATGA
- a CDS encoding epoxide hydrolase family protein → MSATSDPTAVRPFTFEFSDAELDDLRDRIVATRWPEEETVKDQSQGTQLATLQALAQYWASEYDWRKVEARLKALPHFVTEIDGLDIHFIHVRSKHEDALPLIVTHGWPGSVIEQLKIIEPLTDPTAHGGAASDAFHVVVPSMPGYGFSGKPSTPGWAPDRMAAAWGNLMKRLGYTKYAAQGGDWGAIVTDLMGVQEPEGLVGIHTNMAGAVPPAIEAAVAAGNPLPSDVSLSSEEREAVEQLDFVYKHVAYALMMGSRPQSLSGLVDSPVGLAAFMLDHDRDSLELISRSFAGQPEGLTRDDVLDNITLFWLTRSAISAARLYWENTEAGIPFFGAKGVQLPVAVSVFPDELYTPPRSWAEKAYPNLIHYNRLPKGGHFAAWEQPVSFVDEVRTGLEPLRR, encoded by the coding sequence ATGTCCGCTACTTCCGACCCCACTGCGGTCCGGCCGTTCACGTTCGAGTTCTCCGACGCGGAGCTCGACGATCTGCGAGACCGGATCGTGGCCACGCGCTGGCCCGAGGAGGAGACCGTCAAGGATCAGTCGCAGGGCACCCAACTCGCGACGCTCCAGGCTCTCGCCCAGTACTGGGCCTCCGAGTACGACTGGCGCAAGGTCGAGGCCAGGCTCAAGGCGCTGCCGCACTTCGTCACCGAGATCGACGGACTCGACATCCACTTCATCCACGTCCGCTCGAAGCACGAGGACGCGCTGCCGCTGATCGTCACCCACGGCTGGCCCGGCTCCGTCATCGAGCAGCTGAAGATCATCGAGCCCCTCACCGACCCCACCGCCCACGGCGGCGCCGCCTCCGACGCCTTCCACGTGGTGGTTCCGTCGATGCCGGGCTACGGCTTCTCGGGCAAACCGAGCACCCCCGGCTGGGCTCCCGACCGGATGGCCGCAGCGTGGGGCAACCTCATGAAACGCCTGGGGTACACCAAGTACGCGGCGCAGGGCGGCGACTGGGGCGCGATCGTCACCGATCTCATGGGGGTCCAGGAGCCAGAGGGGCTGGTCGGGATCCACACCAACATGGCCGGCGCGGTACCGCCCGCCATCGAGGCCGCGGTCGCGGCCGGCAACCCGCTGCCGTCCGACGTGTCGCTCAGCTCCGAGGAGCGGGAAGCGGTCGAGCAGTTGGACTTCGTGTACAAGCACGTCGCCTACGCCCTCATGATGGGCTCACGCCCGCAGTCCCTGAGCGGGCTGGTCGACTCGCCGGTCGGTCTGGCGGCCTTCATGCTCGACCACGACAGGGACAGTCTCGAGCTGATCTCCCGGTCCTTCGCGGGACAGCCCGAGGGCCTGACCCGTGACGACGTGCTCGACAACATCACCCTGTTCTGGCTCACCCGGTCGGCGATCTCCGCCGCACGTCTGTACTGGGAGAACACCGAGGCCGGGATCCCGTTCTTCGGCGCCAAGGGCGTCCAACTCCCCGTCGCCGTCAGCGTCTTCCCCGACGAGCTCTACACACCCCCCAGGAGCTGGGCGGAGAAGGCCTACCCGAACCTCATCCACTACAACAGGCTCCCCAAGGGCGGCCACTTCGCCGCGTGGGAGCAGCCCGTGAGCTTCGTCGACGAGGTACGCACCGGACTGGAGCCGCTCCGCCGGTGA
- a CDS encoding MarR family winged helix-turn-helix transcriptional regulator yields the protein MAADVPSPTTAPRATDRRGDASPFALGLLLRRAHWRAAAVMAEALRPLGIELRHFAVLIVLVDSGPTVQRDLAAATGSDKAGIMRVVDDLERRGLAVRKAVPGDRRARSVEITPQGVELFDAAHVAAAPLAESLISELGPGEPEKLMDLLTRFAYPADAEA from the coding sequence ATGGCGGCCGACGTTCCTTCCCCCACCACCGCCCCCCGTGCGACCGACCGCCGCGGTGACGCCTCGCCGTTCGCCCTCGGCCTGCTGCTGCGCCGGGCGCACTGGCGCGCGGCCGCGGTGATGGCGGAGGCCCTTCGCCCGCTCGGCATCGAGCTGCGGCACTTCGCCGTCCTGATCGTGCTCGTCGACAGCGGGCCCACGGTGCAGCGGGACCTGGCCGCGGCCACGGGCTCGGACAAGGCCGGGATCATGCGGGTCGTGGACGACCTGGAGCGCAGGGGGCTGGCCGTGCGCAAAGCCGTTCCGGGGGACAGGCGGGCGCGGTCGGTCGAGATCACGCCGCAGGGCGTCGAGCTCTTCGACGCGGCTCATGTGGCGGCGGCGCCGCTGGCCGAGAGCCTCATCTCCGAACTGGGCCCGGGTGAGCCCGAGAAGCTGATGGACCTGCTGACCCGGTTCGCCTATCCCGCCGACGCGGAGGCGTAG